Genomic segment of Elusimicrobiaceae bacterium:
GGCGGATTCCAATCTTACCACCTTGCTGGAACTGGCGTACCATCCCCATCTGGAAGGCAAGCACGGCTACAACGGCAAGGGTTCGCTGAAAGACGGTTCCTACGGCGAGGATCTGTATATCCGGGTGCCCTGCGGCACAATAGTGCGCCGGAGCGGGCGCGTGGTTGCCGATCTTATCGAGCCGGGCCAGAGCTGGCTCGCCGCCAAAGGCGGACGGGGCGGACGGGGAAACGCATCGTTTAAAACACAGCTTAATACCGCGCCGCAGATTTCGGAGAAAGGCGAGCCGGGCGAATCGCTCGAGCTGGATCTCGAACTCAAAATTCTGGCGGACGCTGGGTTTGTGGGGTTTCCGAACGCCGGCAAATCCACTCTGCTGGCCGCGCTGAGCGCGGCCCGGCCCAAAATTGCGGACTATCCGTTTACCACGCTCAACCCCAACCTCGGCATCGTATATCACAAAAAGCGCAGTTTCGCCGCGGCCGACATTCCGGGCCTCATTGAAGGCGCTCATGAGGGCAAGGGGCTGGGTCATAATTTTCTGAAGCATATCGAGCGCACCCGCGTTATCGTGCATCTGGTTGATCCGCTGGGTTTTAAGGATATCGAGCCGGCGGAATCGGTTCGGGTGATCGCGTCGGAGCTTGGGAACTTCAGCTCCAAACTGGCTCGCAAGCCGCGCATCATCGCGGTCAACAAGTGCGATCTGCCGCAGGCGCAGGAAGTTTACAGGGCTGTCAGAAAAGCGTTTCGCACGCGCAAGGTATTTCTTATTTCCGCGGCCACCCGGCAGGGTCTGGACGCGCTGCTCGACGAAATACTCCGGCTGCTTGACATTGTGCCCGCAGTCAGAATCAAGCCCGGGGACGACCGGCCCGAGATCGCGCGTCATGCGGTGGAGCCGCTGTTCACGCTGGAGCGGGACGAAACGGGGCTTGTTGTGGTGGGCGGGGCCACCATAGAGCGGAAAGTGCAGATGACTAATTTCGGACAGCCGGAATCTGTTATCCGGCTGAGAAAATATTTCAAGACGGTGGGCCTTGACAAGGCGCTCGCCAACAAGGGCATTCACGAAGGCGACAGTGTGGTTATCGCCGGCCGCGAGTTCGAGTGGAGCTATTCGCCCGGCTCCGACATGGCGGAACGGGCTGTTTCCCGCCGTAAACGGGCATAACCCGGCAACCAGTTTAAAGAGCCGCGCCGGATATCATCCGGCGCGGCTCTTTTTTATAAATTCCGCTTGCAAAAACCCGGCTCTGGCCGGCATGACATAATGATTACCGGCATGGCATAGCTCAGGCAGGGGTGGCGGAAGCGTGTAACCCCGCTGGCGGGGCAAACGGAGTTTGTGGAAGAAACCTCCCCGGCTTGCCGGTAAAGCGTAATAACAACCGGCAGGGCAATGGCACAGCGGGGGGGCATGAGAAGCGGTATTGCGCAGGTTGTGCTCTAGCGGGCCGGTTTTTCCATGATGGAGAGCAGTGTTTCCCGCCGCAGACGGTAGGCTTTTGAAAAAG
This window contains:
- the obgE gene encoding GTPase ObgE — encoded protein: ADSNLTTLLELAYHPHLEGKHGYNGKGSLKDGSYGEDLYIRVPCGTIVRRSGRVVADLIEPGQSWLAAKGGRGGRGNASFKTQLNTAPQISEKGEPGESLELDLELKILADAGFVGFPNAGKSTLLAALSAARPKIADYPFTTLNPNLGIVYHKKRSFAAADIPGLIEGAHEGKGLGHNFLKHIERTRVIVHLVDPLGFKDIEPAESVRVIASELGNFSSKLARKPRIIAVNKCDLPQAQEVYRAVRKAFRTRKVFLISAATRQGLDALLDEILRLLDIVPAVRIKPGDDRPEIARHAVEPLFTLERDETGLVVVGGATIERKVQMTNFGQPESVIRLRKYFKTVGLDKALANKGIHEGDSVVIAGREFEWSYSPGSDMAERAVSRRKRA